Within Triticum dicoccoides isolate Atlit2015 ecotype Zavitan chromosome 1B, WEW_v2.0, whole genome shotgun sequence, the genomic segment TTAAACAACAAATCCAATTCAAGCCGCTTCATCTCGAATGCACTTATTCCTCCCACCCTAGCGTAGAATGCACTGTTGAAAAACCTGCAACACATGTATTACTGGGAAACCTGGGCATGTTTGTGATATACAGATAATACAATTGCAGTTGCTGTGGCAGTGGGTACTTACGCATCATCAGTGAATCTGGCAGCAACCACCACACTTGTAATTAGCAAGCGATGAACACTAAAGGGCGTCATTTGCACTTTTGCTTGCTAGCTATCTCTCCATGTACACTAGTGCCAACACAAAGCAAGATGGCCTGCACTCGGCGTACTTGAAAATGCGTTCTGCATCGATCTGCCAAGATACGTTGCAAGAAGCAACAGCACCTTTGGAAACTTGCTATGTCCTTTCTTTGATTGTGGTACTGTCAAACCCCATGTCAGGCAGCTCTCCAAATGCCTATCActagcatcagttgtagtcttgtagATGACCCATAGGTGCTTCGAGGCAGTTGCCTGCCCTGCTCGTAACTGGACACGCGCTTCTGGCCCGTGGTCCGTGGTGGCATTGACAAGGGCATGCAAGTTCTATTATACATAGAGTAACAGTCTATCAGATCACACTAAGTAACCGCCCGATGGCAAAATCCTATACAATTCTAACAAGAGATCACCACCAACCTGCGTACAAGATCTGTAGCAAAAAGATGTCAAGTAAATTAATCAGTCTGTAAGACAAGTAAACTAATCAATCTGTAAGACAACATACTATACGCATCACCATATATGAACACGAAGTAAAACCTGATCACTGTTCTTTGCCAATATACTGGATGACCTGATTTCTGCACCCTCTCGGGATAATGGCTTTTTCCTGGTGCTCATAGTGCTTGCCTGCTTAACAATATGTAGCTTAAGCTGCCTTACTGTCAAGTCAAGGTAACCACATGACCATTGTGAGACCGTCCTAGCTGAATAATTACGTTAGTTGTACAGCTCACAGAGTGCAATCCAAGAACTGCTGAAGGCAATCAAATCCCTTAACTCTTCTTGGGATCTTGTGTATGAATTATACCAACACAACCAGGAGCATGAATGCGATCCATCATGGAGATCTCATCCATCATGTCCCAGAACAATAGATCTAAAACTGCATACGTAGCTTCGCTTCCTTGATGCAATATTTGTTCAGATGTAAACACATGGATTTCATTCTTGATGCAGAGCCAGCTACATTCCCCAACCTTCTTTGCACCTAAAGCTTCCATTGACCTCCACATCCTGGCCATGCTTTCCCACTTACATCTTGCACCATATGTTCGAGCCAGAACAGTGTATGGCAGTGATGACCGAGGCTTCAGTTTCAACATATTCTCTGCGATAGACTCTGCCATGGTGAAATCCCCTTGAATCATGCAAGCCTCGAGAATATTGAGGAGGGCAGCAGTATTGCACTTCTGCAACTTGTTCTGGACTAAATCTTCTGCCTCTCTAAACAATCCTGCACGGCTTAACATGTCAGCCACACATGCATAGTGCTCCAGGCCAGGGACGACATGGTACTTGGCTTTAAACAGGGAAATTATATTCATTGCTTCATTAACCAAACCTCCCAAGCTACAAGCAGATAAAGCTCCGAAAAGAGTAATTCTATCTGGCTTGACACCACAGTCCAGCATCCACCAAAACACTTCAAGAGCTTCTCTACCTCCCCCATTCTGCGATAGACCGATGATCATTGTATTCCATAACACCAAATCCTTGACACAAACACTATCGAAGAGTTTCCTGGCATGCTTCAAGGAACCTAACTTACAATACATGTCAATGAGAGCAGTGGCAACAATCATATCATCCTGAAACCCACATTTATATACCAGCGCTTGCAGTTGTGTGCCCTGCTCCATCAGACCAAAACATGAACTCCATCTCAGCACACTCGCAAAAGTGAACTCAGTTGGAAGAACAGCATTTCGCAGAGCCACCACAAAGAGGCCCAGAGCTTGCTCCATTAAACCACTCCTGGCATAGCACGATATCATTGCGTTACATGTTTCTGAGTCCCATTTTGTTAATCCCTCGAAAAGCCTAACAGCATCAGGTAGTCTGTCAGACATGGACAATAGGCTGATAACAGCACTACAAATGATAGAATTTGACAGGAGTCCTGTTTTGACGCAAAGGGCCAAGAGCTGATCTCCCATAGCCAAATCCTGGATATCTGTACAAGCGGTAAGCACCGTTGACATACTGCATTCATCAACCGAAAACCCATGGCTTCTAGTCAACCGGAAACACTCAAACACTGCACTGCTCTGGCCATCTTCCTTGTACACTGACATGACAGAATTCAGCGAAACCATGTCCAGTTCGTTCATATTCCAAAAGACGCGCATGGCATATTTCAAGAGGCCGACACGCCGATACATGTCGACAAGCGTGTTGCCGACGACGGCATTGTGTTGGGCAGAGCCGTGACGGACGGCAGCTGCATGAACCTGCTTCCCGTGGGGAGCAGAGCAGACCGCGGACGAGACAATGGAGAAGGTGAAGGCGCTAGGCCTGACGCCGAGCTCCCTCATCCTGCGCACAAGCCGGAGCGCCTCGTCGGCGCGTCCGCTTTGAGCGTAGCCAGAGATCATGGAATTGTAGGCCACGGTGTCCCTGTGGGGCATTCCGTCGAACAGCCTCCGAGCCGCGAGGAGGTCACGGGACTTGAGCAGCGCGGCGAGGAGGATGTTGTGCGAGAAGCGGTTGGCTGCGCCGCCCGGCGCGTGGGTGAGCAGGTCAATGGCGGAAGGGGTGGCGCCGAGGCGGGAGTAAGCGGCGGCGAGGCAGTTGGCGAGGAAGGGGTGGCTGAAGAGGCGCGAGGTGCGGAGCAGGCGGGCGTGGAGCGCCGCAGCGGCGGACAGAGAAGCGGAGCGGGCAAGAAGCGCTGAGAGGGCGGCGACTGTCGGGTTGTCCCTCACCATTCGGCCGCCGTCACCCTCCGGCGCCGACAAGGAGCCTTCCTGCCCCCTGCATCCCTGCCGGCGAGGCTGCGGCCTTCGACTCCGGTTGATGCCGTGCTGGAGAAGTTGATAGAGCTTATGTACAACCAGTACGAAACGACTCCTTGGCGATCGATCGCGGGAGCGATCGATTCCGACCGCGCTCGTCGTTCCACCTATTCCTTTTCCGTTtctagttttttttccttttctggaaAGCCCAGTCGTCCGCCTATTCCCTTTCCCCTTTCCATCCCCTCCTCCACTGCAGCTGCCCTGCTGCCCCCTCCTCGGCGAGGCGCCTCACGAGCGCCGCGAGGTCAGCGCGGGAGCCGCGCCCGCACGAGCGCCGCGAGGGAGGTGGCCAATACGGCGAGGCGCCGCGCCCGCACGAGCGCCGTGAGATCAAAGTGCAGCAGCAGCCAATACGGCGAGGCGCAGCGACTGCACGGGCTCCGCGAGGTCCAGGGGCGGAAGCAGCCAATACGGCGAGCGGTGCCTGTCCGGCGACCATACGGCCTCCGCGGCGTGCTCGACCTTGCTCCTACGCCTCCTACCCGGGCTGGACCTCCCCCCGGGCGTCGTCCCCACCCGCATCACCAAGCTCCCCAACGGCGTCCGCGACTCGGCGTCGCCTCCGAGGATTTCCAGGTACTACCCACATCCCCCTCCCCTCTTCCTTCTGATGAGTCCATGGCTGACAGCGGCCACCGTCTCCGAGCTCACGAACACCCAGATTTGACAGGGAGCAGCNNNNNNNNNNNNNNNNNNNNNNNNNNNNNNNNNNNNNNNNNNNNNNNNNNNNNNNNNNNNNNNNNNNNNNNNNNNNNNNNNNNNNNNNNNNNNNNNNNNNNNNNNNNNNNNNNNNNNNNNNNNNNNNNNNNNNNNNNNNNNNNNNNNNNNNNNNNNNNNNNNNNNNNNNNNNNNNNNNNNNNNNNNNNNNNNNNNNNNNNNNNNNNNNNNNNNNNNNNNNNNNNNNNNNNNNNNNNNNNNNNNNNNNNNNNNNNNNNNNNNNNNNNNNNNNNNNNNNNNNNNNNNNNNNNNNNNNNNNNNNNNNNNNNNNNNNNNNNNNNNNNNNNNNNNNNNNNNNNNNNNNNNNNNNNNNNNNNNNNNNNNNNNNNNNNNNNNNNNNNNNNNNNNNNNNNNNNNNNNNNNNNNNNNNNNNNNNNNNNNNNNNNNNNNNNNNNNNNNNNNNNNNNNNNNNNNNNNNNNNNNNNNNNNNNNNNNNNNNNNNNNNNNNNNNNNNNNNNNNNNNNNNNNNNNNNNNNNNNNNNNNNNNNNNNNNNNNNNNNNNNNNNNNNNNNNNNNNNNNNNNNNNNNNNNNNNNNNNNNNNNNNNNNNNNNNNNNNNNNNNNNNNNNNNNNNNNNNNNNNNNNNNNNNNNNNNNNNNNNNNNNNNNNNNNNNNNNNNNNNNNNNNNNNNNNNNNNNNNNNNNNNNNNNNNNNNNNNNNNNNNNNNNNNNNNNNNNNNNNNNNNNNNNNNNNNNNNNNNNNNNNNNNNNNNNNNNNNNNNNNNNNNNNNNNNNNNNNNNNNNNNNNNNNNNNNNNNNNNNNNNNNNNNNNNNNNNNNNNNNNNNNNNNNNNNNNNNNNNNNNNNNNNNNNNNNNNNNNNNNNNNNNNNNNNNNNNNNNNNNNNNNNNNNNNNNNNNNNNNNNNNNNNNNNNNNNNNNNNNNNNNNNNNNNNNNNNNNNNNNNNNNNNNNNNNNNNNNNNNNNNNNNNNNNNNNNNNNNNNNNNNNNNNNNNNNNNNNNNNNNNNNNNNNNNNNNNNNNNNNNNNNNNNNNNNNNNNNNNNNNNNNNNNNNNNNNNNNNNNNNNNNNNNNNNNNNNNNNNNNNNNNNNNNNNNNNNNNNNNNNNNNNNNNNNNNNNNNNNNNNNNNNNNNNNNNNNNNNNNNNNNNNNNNNNNNNNNNNNNNNNNNNNNNNNNNNNNNNNNNNNNNNNNNNNNNNNNNNNNNNNNNNNNNNNNNNNNNNNNNNNNNNNNNNNNNNNNNNNNNNNNNNNNNNNNNNNNNNNNNNNNNNNNNNNNNNNNNNNNNNNNNNNNNNNNNNNNNNNNNNNNNNNNNNNNNNNNNNNNNNNNNNNNNNNNNNNNNNNNNNNNNNNNNNNNNNNNNNNNNNNNNNNNNNNNNNNNNNNNNNNNNNNNNNNNNNNNNNNNNNNNNNNNNNNNNNNNNNNNNNNNNNNNNNNNNNNNNNNNNNNNNNNNNNNNNNNNNNNNNNNNNNNNNNNNNNNNNNNNNNNNNNNNNNNNNNNNNNNNNNNNNNNNNNNNNNNNNNNNNNNNNNNNNNNNNNNNNNNNNNNNNNNNNNNNNNNNNNNNNNNNNNNNNNNNNNNNNNNNNNNNNNNNNNNNNNNNNNNNNNNNNNNNNNNNNNNNNNNNNNNNNNNNNNNNNNNNNNNNNNNNNNNNNNNNNNNNNNNNNNNNNNNNNNNNNNNNNNNNNNNNNNNNNNNNNNNNNNNNNNNNNNNNNNNNNNNNNNNNNNNNNNNNNNNNNNNNNNNNNNNNNNNNNNNNNNNNNNNNNNNNNNNNNNNNNNNNNNNNNNNNNNNNNNNNNNNNNNNNNNNNNNNNNNNNNNNNNNNNNNNNNNNNNNNNNNNNNNNNNNNNNNNNNNNNNNNNNNNNNNNNNNNNNNNNNNNNNNNNNNNNNNNNNNNNNNNNNNNNNNNNNNNNNNNNNNNNNNNNNNNNNNNNNNNNNNNNNNNNNNNNNNNNNNNNNNNNNNNNNNNNNNNNNNNNNNNNNNNNNNNNNNNNNNNNNNNNNNNNNNNNNNNNNNNNNNNNNNNNNNNNNNNNNNNNNNNNNNNNNNNNNNNNNNNNNNNNNNNNNNNNNNNNNNNNNNNNNNNNNNNNNNNNNNNNNNNNNNNNNNNNNNNNNNNNNNNNNNNNNNNNNNNNNNNNNNNNNNNNNNNNNNNNNNNNNNNNNNNNNNNNNNNNNNNNNNNNNNNNNNNNNNNNNNNNNNNNNNNNNNNNNNNNNNNNNNNNNNNNNNNNNNNNNNNNNNNNNNNNNNNNNNNNNNNNNNNNNNNNNNNNNNNNNNNNNNNNNNNNNNNNNNNNNNNNNNNNNNNNNNNNNNNNNNNNNNNNNNNNNNNNNNNNNNNNNNNNNNNNNNNNNNNNNNNNNNNNNNNNNNNNNNNNNNNNNNNNNNNNNNNNNNNNNNNNNNNNNNNNNNNNNNNNNNNNNNNNNNNNNNNNNNNNNNNNNNNNNNNNNNNNNNNNNNNNNNNNNNNNNNNNNNNNNNNNNNNNNNNNNNNNNNNNNNNNNNNNNNNNNNNNNNNNNNNNNNNNNNNNNNNNNNNNNNNNNNNNNNNNNNNNNNNNNNNNNNNNNNNNNNNNNNNNNNNNNNNNNNNNNNNNNNNNNNNNNNNNNNNNNNNNNNNNNNNNNNNNNNNNNNNNNNNNNNNNNNNNNNNNNNNNNNNNNNNNNNNNNNNNNNNNNNNNNNNNNNNNNNNNNNNNNNNNNNNNNNNNNNNNNNNNNNNNNNNNNNNNNNNNNNNNNNNNNNNNNNNNNNNNNNNNNNNNNNNNNNNNNNNNNNNNNNNNNNNNNNNNNNNNNNNNNNNNNNNNNNNNNNNNNNNNNNNNNNNNNNNNNNNNNNNNNNNNNNNNNNNNNNNNNNNNNNNNNNNNNNNNNNNNNNNNNNNNNNNNNNNNNNNNNNNNNNNNNNNNNNNNNNNNNNNNNNNNNNNNNNNNNNNNNNNNNNNNNNNNNNNNNNNNNNNNNNNNNNNNNNNNNNNNNNNNNNNNNNNNNNNNNNNNNNNNNNNNNNNNNNNNNNNNNNNNNNNNNNNNNNNNNNNNNNNNNNNNNNNNNNNNNNNNNNNNNNNNNNNNNNNNNNNNNNNNNNNNNNNNNNNNNNNNNNNNNNNNNNNNNNNNNNNNNNNNNNNNNNNNNNNNNNNNNNNNNNNNNNNNNNNNNNNNNNNNNNNNNNNNNNNNNNNNNNNNNNNNNNNNNNNNNNNNNNNNNNNNNNNNNNNNNNNNNNNNNNNNNNNNNNNNNNNNNNNNNNNNNNNNNNNNNNNNNNNNNNNNNNNNNNNNNNNNNNNNNNNNNNNNNNNNNNNNNNNNNNNNNNNNNNNNNNNNNNNNNNNNNNNNNNNNNNNNNNNNNNNNNNNNNNNNNNNNNNNNNNNNNNNNNNNNNNNNNNNNNNNNNNNNNNNNNNNNNNNNNNNNNNNNNNNNNNNNNNNNNNNNNNNNNNNNNNNNNNNNNNNNNNNNNNNNNNNNNNNNNNNNNNNNNNNNNNNNNNNNNNNNNNNNNNNNNNNNNNNNNNNNNNNNNNNNNNNNNNNNNNNNNNNNNNNNNNNNNNNNNNNNNNNNNNNNNNNNNNNNNNNNNNNNNNNNNNNNNNNNNNNNNNNNNNNNNNNNNNNNNNNNNNNNNNNNNNNNNNNNNNNNNNNNNNNNNNNNNNNNNNNNNNNNNNNNNNNNNNNNNNNNNNNNNNNNNNNNNNNNNNNNNNNNNNNNNNNNNNNNNNNNNNNNNNNNNNNNNNNNNNNNNNNNNNNNNNNNNNNNNNNNNNNNNNNNNNNNNNNNNNNNNNNNNNNNNNNNNNNNNNNNNNNNNNNNNNNNNNNNNNNNNNNNNNNNNNNNNNNNNNNNNNNNNNNNNNNNNNNNNNNNNNNNNNNNNNNNNNNNNNNNNNNNNNNNNNNNNNNNNNNNNNNNNNNNNNNNNNNNNNNNNNNNNNNNNNNNNNNNNNNNNNNNNNNNNNNNNNNNNNNNNNNNNNNNNNNNNNNNNNNNNNNNNNNNNNNNNNNNNNNNNNNNNNNNNNNNNNNNNNNNNNNNNNNNNNNNNNNNNNNNNNNNNNNNNNNNNNNNNNNNNNNNNNNNNNNNNNNNNNNNNNNNNNNNNNNNNNNNNNNNNNNNNNNNNNNNNNNNNNNNNNNNNNNNNNNNNNNNNNNNNNNNNNNNNNNNNNNNNNNNNNNNNNNNNNNNNNNNNNNNNNNNNNNNNNNNNNNNNNNNNNNNNNNNNNNNNNNNNNNNNNNNNNNNNNNNNNNNNNNNNNNNNNNNNNNNNNNNNNNNNNNNNNNNNNNNNNNNNNNNNNNNNNNNNNNNNNNNNNNNNNNNNNNNNNNNNNNNNNNNNNNNNNNNNNNNNNNNNNNNNNNNNNNNNNNNNNNNNNNNNNNNNNNNNNNNNNNNNNNNNNNNNNNNNNNNNNNNNNNNNNNNNNNNNNNNNNNNNNNNNNNNNNNNNNNNNNNNNNNNNNNNNNNNNNNNNNNNNNNNNNNNNNNNNNNNNNNNNNNNNNNNNNNNNNNNNNNNNNNNNNNNNNNNNNNNNNNNNNNNNNNNNNNNNNNNNNNNNNNNNNNNNNNNNNNNNNNNNNNNNNNNNNNNNNNNNNNNNNNNNNNNNNNNNNNNNNNNNNNNNNNNNNNNNNNNNNNNNNNNNNNNNNNNNNNNNNNNNNNNNNNNNNNNNNNNNNNNNNNNNNNNNNNNNNNNNNNNNNNNNNNNNNNNNNNNNNNNNNNNNNNNNNNNNNNNNNNNNNNNNNNNNNNNNNNNNNNNNNNNNNNNNNNNNNNNNNNNNNNNNNNNNNNNNNNNNNNNNNNNNNNNNNNNNNNNNNNNNNNNNNNNNNNNNNNNNNNNNNNNNNNNNNNNNNNNNNNNNNNNNNNNNNNNNNNNNNNNNNNNNNNNNNNNNNNNNNNNNNNNNNNNNNNNNNNNNNNNNNNNNNNNNNNNNNNNNNNNNNNNNNNNNNNNNNNNNNNNNNNNNNNNNNNNNNNNNNNNNNNNNNNNNNNNNNNNNNNNNNNNNNNNNNNNNNNNNNNNNNNNNNNNNNNNNNNNNNNNNNNNNNNNNNNNNNNNNNNNNNNNNNNNNNNNNNNNNNNNNNNNNNNNNNNNNNNNNNNNNNNNNNNNNNNNNNNNNNNNNNNNNNNNNNNNNNNNNNNNNNNNNNNNNNNNNNNNNNNNNNNNNNNNNNNNNNNNNNNNNNNNNNNNNNNNNNNNNNNNNNNNNNNNNNNNNNNNNNNNNNNNNNNNNNNNNNNNNNNNNNNNNNNNNNNNNNNNNNNNNNNNNNNNNNNNNNNNNNNNNNNNNNNNNNNNNNNNNNNNNNNNNNNNNNNNNNNNNNNNNNNNNNNNNNNNNNNNNNNNNNNNNNNNNNNNNNNNNNNNNNNNNNNNNNNNNNNNNNNNNNNNNNNNNNNNNNNNNNNNNNNNNNNNNNNNNNNNNNNNNNNNNNNNNNNNNNNNNNNNNNNNNNNNNNNNNNNNNNNNNNNNNNNNNNNNNNNNNNNNNNNNNNNNNNNNNNNNNNNNNNNNNNNNNNNNNNNNNNNNNNNNNNNNNNNNNNNNNNNNNNNNNNNNNNNNNNNNNNNNNNNNNNNNNNNNNNNNNNNNNNNNNNNNNNNNNNNN encodes:
- the LOC119342318 gene encoding pentatricopeptide repeat-containing protein At1g43980, mitochondrial-like; the encoded protein is MVRDNPTVAALSALLARSASLSAAAALHARLLRTSRLFSHPFLANCLAAAYSRLGATPSAIDLLTHAPGGAANRFSHNILLAALLKSRDLLAARRLFDGMPHRDTVAYNSMISGYAQSGRADEALRLVRRMRELGVRPSAFTFSIVSSAVCSAPHGKQVHAAAVRHGSAQHNAVVGNTLVDMYRRVGLLKYAMRVFWNMNELDMVSLNSVMSVYKEDGQSSAVFECFRLTRSHGFSVDECSMSTVLTACTDIQDLAMGDQLLALCVKTGLLSNSIICSAVISLLSMSDRLPDAVRLFEGLTKWDSETCNAMISCYARSGLMEQALGLFVVALRNAVLPTEFTFASVLRWSSCFGLMEQGTQLQALVYKCGFQDDMIVATALIDMYCKLGSLKHARKLFDSVCVKDLVLWNTMIIGLSQNGGGREALEVFWWMLDCGVKPDRITLFGALSACSLGGLVNEAMNIISLFKAKYHVVPGLEHYACVADMLSRAGLFREAEDLVQNKLQKCNTAALLNILEACMIQGDFTMAESIAENMLKLKPRSSLPYTVLARTYGARCKWESMARMWRSMEALGAKKVGECSWLCIKNEIHVFTSEQILHQGSEATYAVLDLLFWDMMDEISMMDRIHAPGCVGIIHTQDPKKS